In Aquipuribacter sp. SD81, one DNA window encodes the following:
- a CDS encoding winged helix-turn-helix domain-containing protein has translation MTAPERPVRPVRRLRRDQAVRLALAGQGLLPTSPRPGPTTDRGHVRRLVQRTGAVQVDSVNVVARAHLLPVRARLGGYRPPVLDDALSAAGRRRPVAWEYWGHEASYVSAEVLAALRWRMRAAEERAWGGMKEVSRRRPELLDAVVDALGDGPLTARQLQLLLEPGHRRRTEHWGWNWSDVKRAVEMAFWSGRVASAGRTAQFERRYDLPERVWPEEALRTPWPNLPDAARVLVDRAARAHGVAALDDLRDYFRLPPEATRAAVADLVEAGVLEPVEVEGWGVPAWRHSEVPLPRATSVADGPGWLLAPFDPLVWHRPRLERLLGFRYRLEIYVPAPRRVHGYYVLPFLHRGRLVARVDLKADRARGVLRVRSSWGEPGTDGDDVRALAAECAALGAWLGCPSVEVDDIGDLSRPLARAVAADPAADPAADPAADPAGGPPGGDGPPG, from the coding sequence GTGACAGCACCCGAGCGGCCGGTGCGGCCGGTGCGGCGCCTGCGGCGCGACCAGGCGGTGCGGCTGGCCCTCGCGGGCCAGGGCCTGCTGCCGACCTCGCCGCGCCCAGGGCCGACCACGGACCGCGGCCACGTGCGCCGCCTCGTGCAGCGCACCGGAGCCGTGCAGGTCGACTCGGTCAACGTCGTCGCGCGTGCCCACCTGCTGCCCGTCCGGGCCCGGCTCGGCGGCTACCGGCCGCCCGTCCTCGACGACGCGCTCTCAGCGGCGGGGCGCCGGCGTCCCGTGGCCTGGGAGTACTGGGGCCACGAGGCGTCGTACGTGTCCGCCGAGGTCCTCGCGGCGCTGCGCTGGCGCATGCGCGCGGCCGAGGAACGGGCCTGGGGCGGCATGAAGGAGGTGTCGCGCCGCCGGCCGGAGCTCCTCGACGCCGTCGTCGACGCCCTGGGCGACGGCCCGCTCACCGCCCGGCAGCTGCAGCTGCTGCTGGAGCCGGGCCACCGCCGGCGCACCGAGCACTGGGGGTGGAACTGGAGCGATGTCAAGCGCGCCGTCGAGATGGCGTTCTGGTCCGGACGGGTGGCGAGCGCCGGCCGCACCGCCCAGTTCGAGCGCCGCTACGACCTGCCCGAGCGCGTGTGGCCGGAGGAGGCGCTCCGCACGCCGTGGCCGAACCTGCCGGACGCGGCGCGCGTCCTCGTGGACCGTGCCGCCCGCGCCCACGGCGTCGCGGCCCTCGACGACCTGCGGGACTACTTCCGGCTGCCGCCGGAGGCGACCCGGGCGGCGGTCGCCGACCTCGTCGAGGCCGGCGTGCTCGAACCGGTCGAGGTCGAGGGCTGGGGCGTGCCCGCGTGGCGGCACTCCGAGGTGCCGCTGCCGCGTGCCACGTCGGTCGCGGACGGCCCCGGGTGGCTGCTCGCGCCCTTCGACCCCCTCGTGTGGCACCGGCCCCGCCTCGAGCGGCTCCTCGGCTTCCGCTACCGCCTGGAGATCTACGTGCCCGCGCCGCGCCGCGTCCACGGCTACTACGTGCTGCCGTTCCTGCACCGTGGCCGCCTCGTCGCGCGGGTCGACCTCAAGGCGGACCGGGCGCGCGGCGTGCTCCGCGTGCGCTCGTCGTGGGGCGAGCCGGGCACCGACGGCGACGACGTGCGGGCCCTGGCCGCCGAGTGCGCCGCGCTCGGGGCGTGGCTCGGCTGCCCGTCGGTCGAGGTCGACGACATCGGTGACCTGTCGCGCCCGCTGGCCCGGGCCGTCGCCGCCGACCCCGCCGCCGACCCGGCCGCCGACCCGGCCGCCGACCCGGCCGGCGGCCCCCCGGGCGGCGACGGGCCGCCCGGGTGA
- the secA gene encoding preprotein translocase subunit SecA: MQRVGLIDRMLRVGEGKILRRLTKIAEQVNAIEDDFVAMSDEELRGETDRFKERLADGATLEQIMPEAFAAVREAAKRTLGFRHFDVQLMGGAALHLGNIAEMKTGEGKTLVATLPAYLNALTGRGVHVVTVNDYLARYQSDLMGRVYRFLGMETGVILNGQTPAERREMYAADITYGTNNEFGFDYLRDNMAQSLQNLVQRDHYFAIVDEVDSILIDEARTPLIISGPVEQPQKWYAEFASLARRMDAETHYEVDEKKRTVGVTEEGIALVEDHLGVENLYESENTPLIGFLNNAVKAKELYKRDKDYVVIDGNVNIVDEHTGRMLPGRRYSEGMHQAIEAKEGVPIQRENQTLASITLQNYFRMYDKLAGMTGTAQTEATEFSQIYGMGVVEIPTNKPMVRSDEVDVVYKNDEAKYRAIIKDIVACHESGQPVLVGTTSVEKSERVSRALTEQGIAHEVLNAKQHEREAAVVAMAGRPGAVTVATNMAGRGTDIMLGGNAEFMAVEAMRARGLDPNEDPEAYEAAWPEELDRAKTAVAADAEKVLAAGGLYVLGTERHESRRIDNQLRGRSGRQGDPGLSQFYLALSDDLMRMFNSGLVEQLLDRTGVSEDEPINSKMVARSIESAQKQVEARNFEIRKNVLKYDDVLNMQRTVIYAERRRVLEHADLGDELRHFATDVVEGYVRAATTESHPDEWDLDVLWQQLRALYPVGVEREEVVEEHGDGLTAQVLVDELTADVRLAYDAREEEMTPALMRQLERRVVLGVIDRKWREHLYEMDYLQDGIGLRAMAQRNPLVEYQREGYDMFQAMTEGIKEETVRLVFAAQLTAAPPRPPAGVEVVDGEGGEPVTVGAPQPGPSQQAAGASAQGAPAAA, encoded by the coding sequence ATGCAGCGCGTGGGACTCATCGACCGCATGCTGCGGGTGGGCGAAGGCAAGATCCTCCGTCGCCTGACCAAGATCGCCGAGCAGGTCAACGCCATCGAGGACGACTTCGTCGCCATGAGCGACGAGGAGCTCCGGGGCGAGACCGACCGCTTCAAGGAGCGGCTGGCGGACGGGGCCACCCTCGAGCAGATCATGCCGGAGGCCTTCGCGGCCGTCCGCGAGGCGGCCAAGCGGACGCTCGGGTTCCGCCACTTCGACGTGCAGCTGATGGGCGGGGCGGCACTGCACCTCGGCAACATCGCCGAGATGAAGACCGGTGAGGGCAAGACCCTCGTCGCGACGCTGCCGGCCTACCTCAACGCGCTCACCGGACGCGGCGTCCACGTCGTCACGGTCAACGACTACCTCGCGCGCTACCAGAGCGACCTGATGGGCCGCGTCTACCGCTTCCTCGGCATGGAGACCGGCGTCATCCTCAACGGGCAGACCCCGGCGGAGCGCCGCGAGATGTACGCCGCCGACATCACGTACGGCACCAACAACGAGTTCGGCTTCGACTACCTGCGCGACAACATGGCGCAGAGCCTGCAGAACCTCGTCCAGCGCGACCACTACTTCGCGATCGTCGACGAGGTCGACTCGATCCTCATCGACGAGGCCCGCACCCCGCTCATCATCTCCGGGCCCGTCGAGCAGCCGCAGAAGTGGTACGCCGAGTTCGCCTCGCTCGCGCGGCGCATGGACGCGGAGACGCACTACGAGGTCGACGAGAAGAAGCGCACGGTCGGCGTCACCGAGGAGGGCATCGCGCTGGTGGAGGACCACCTCGGCGTGGAGAACCTCTACGAGTCCGAGAACACGCCGCTCATCGGCTTCCTCAACAACGCCGTCAAGGCGAAGGAGCTGTACAAGCGCGACAAGGACTACGTCGTCATCGACGGCAACGTCAACATCGTCGACGAGCACACCGGGCGCATGCTGCCCGGGCGCCGCTACAGCGAGGGCATGCACCAGGCCATCGAGGCCAAGGAGGGCGTGCCGATCCAGCGCGAGAACCAGACGCTCGCCTCCATCACGCTGCAGAACTACTTCCGCATGTACGACAAGCTCGCCGGCATGACGGGCACCGCCCAGACCGAGGCGACGGAGTTCAGCCAGATCTACGGCATGGGCGTCGTGGAGATCCCCACGAACAAGCCGATGGTCCGCTCCGACGAGGTCGACGTCGTCTACAAGAACGACGAGGCGAAGTACCGCGCGATCATCAAGGACATCGTCGCCTGCCACGAGAGCGGCCAGCCCGTGCTCGTCGGCACCACGAGCGTCGAGAAGTCCGAGCGGGTCTCGCGCGCCCTCACCGAGCAGGGCATCGCGCACGAGGTGCTCAACGCCAAGCAGCACGAGCGGGAGGCCGCGGTCGTCGCGATGGCCGGTCGGCCCGGCGCCGTCACCGTCGCCACGAACATGGCGGGGCGCGGCACCGACATCATGCTCGGCGGCAACGCCGAGTTCATGGCCGTCGAGGCGATGCGCGCCCGCGGCCTGGACCCCAACGAGGACCCCGAGGCGTACGAGGCCGCGTGGCCTGAGGAGCTGGACAGGGCGAAGACGGCGGTCGCCGCCGATGCCGAGAAGGTCCTCGCCGCGGGCGGGCTGTACGTGCTCGGCACCGAGCGCCACGAGTCCCGCCGCATCGACAACCAGCTGCGCGGGCGCTCGGGCCGACAGGGCGACCCCGGCCTCAGCCAGTTCTACCTCGCGCTGTCCGACGACCTCATGCGCATGTTCAACTCCGGCCTCGTCGAGCAGCTGCTCGACCGGACGGGGGTGTCGGAGGACGAGCCCATCAACTCCAAGATGGTCGCCCGGTCGATCGAGAGCGCGCAGAAGCAGGTCGAGGCGCGCAACTTCGAGATCCGCAAGAACGTCCTCAAGTACGACGACGTCCTCAACATGCAGCGCACGGTCATCTACGCCGAGCGCCGCCGCGTGCTGGAGCACGCCGACCTCGGCGACGAGCTGCGCCACTTCGCCACCGACGTCGTCGAGGGCTACGTGCGGGCCGCCACCACCGAGTCCCACCCCGACGAGTGGGACCTCGACGTGCTGTGGCAGCAGCTGCGCGCCCTGTACCCGGTCGGCGTGGAGCGCGAGGAGGTCGTCGAGGAGCACGGCGACGGCCTCACCGCGCAGGTCCTCGTCGACGAGCTCACCGCCGACGTGCGCCTCGCCTACGACGCGCGCGAGGAGGAGATGACGCCCGCGCTCATGCGGCAGCTCGAGCGGCGCGTGGTGCTCGGCGTGATCGACCGCAAGTGGCGCGAGCACCTGTACGAGATGGACTACCTGCAGGACGGCATCGGCCTGCGCGCGATGGCCCAGCGCAACCCGCTCGTGGAGTACCAGCGCGAGGGCTACGACATGTTCCAGGCCATGACCGAGGGCATCAAGGAGGAGACGGTCCGCCTCGTCTTCGCCGCCCAGCTCACCGCCGCCCCGCCGCGTCCGCCCGCGGGCGTCGAGGTCGTCGACGGCGAGGGCGGCGAGCCGGTCACCGTCGGGGCGCCGCAGCCGGGCCCGTCGCAGCAGGCCGCCGGGGCGAGCGCGCAGGGCGCGCCCGCCGCGGCC
- the hpf gene encoding ribosome hibernation-promoting factor, HPF/YfiA family, whose translation MDVTVTARHTSVSDRFRRHLEEKVEKVEQLCPRCHRVDVVVSEEKNPRLTAASHRIELTVHSRGPVVRGEACAGDPYAALDLALAKLYERLRRSRDRRKVHHGRHAPESLSYASARWDGIDLQSPRDLSAQPLDGHDDAAPAQDDEVPDDASAAGGDLDGSPVEIREKVHPAVPMTTEQALYEMELVGHDFYLFVDADTGSPSAMYRRKGWSYGVVRLGDPSAGEDAERSSGVPVMAAD comes from the coding sequence ATGGACGTCACCGTGACCGCACGACACACCTCTGTGTCCGACCGGTTCCGTCGCCACCTCGAGGAGAAGGTCGAGAAGGTGGAGCAGTTGTGCCCTCGCTGCCACCGCGTCGACGTGGTCGTGAGCGAGGAGAAGAACCCTCGCCTCACCGCCGCGTCCCACCGGATCGAGCTCACCGTCCACAGCAGAGGACCCGTCGTGCGCGGTGAGGCGTGCGCCGGGGACCCGTACGCGGCGCTCGACCTCGCGCTCGCGAAGCTGTACGAACGGCTCAGGCGGTCGCGGGACCGGAGGAAGGTGCATCACGGGCGGCACGCCCCGGAGTCCCTCTCGTACGCCAGCGCCCGCTGGGACGGCATCGACCTGCAGTCGCCGCGCGACCTGTCGGCGCAGCCGCTCGACGGCCACGACGACGCCGCACCCGCCCAGGACGACGAGGTGCCGGACGACGCGTCCGCCGCGGGCGGCGACCTCGACGGCTCGCCCGTCGAGATCCGCGAGAAGGTCCACCCCGCCGTGCCGATGACGACCGAGCAGGCGCTGTACGAGATGGAGCTCGTCGGTCACGACTTCTACCTCTTCGTCGACGCCGACACCGGCTCCCCGAGCGCGATGTACCGCCGCAAGGGCTGGAGCTACGGCGTCGTGCGCCTGGGTGACCCGTCCGCGGGCGAGGACGCGGAGCGCAGCAGCGGGGTGCCGGTGATGGCCGCCGACTGA